TAATTGTAATTACCTACAAAAGAAGTCATATCTACTAATCTCGTAGAATACCCCCATTCATTGTCATACCATGCACATATTTTTATGTGATTTTCATCTGTAACAAATGTGCAATCAGGAATAAAAATTGCACTATGTGGGAATCCTATAAAATCACCAGATACACGCTTTTCGTTATCGATTAACAAAATATCTTTCATCTCACCATTTGCATAATTTGCAAATAGTTCGTTTATGGATTCTTTAGTTATACCTTTTTCTACTATACAACTTAAATCAACCATGCTAACATCAGGCGTAGGAACTCTAATTGATAGTCCATTTAGTTTTCCTTGAAGCTCTGGTAATACAAGTCCAATAGCCTTTGCAGCCCCAGTTGAAGTTGGTATCATATTGAGTGCAGCTGCTCTTGCTCTTCTTAGGTCTTTATGTTTTGAATCTACTAGATTTTGATCATTTGTATAGCTGTGTATTGTTGTCATAAGTCCGCTTTTTATTTTTAGATTCAAATGTAGAATCTTCACTAGAGGTGCTAGAGCATTTGTGGTGCAACTTGCATTTGAAATTACTTCTTCTCCATTGTATGAGTTATGATTTACTCCATATACAAATGTAGGTGTATCTGTTGCTGGAGCTGATATGACCACCTTTTGTATTCCACCATATAGATGTGCTTTTGCCTTATTTATATCATTAAATGCACCGGTGCATTCGATAACTACCTTTGCACCATATGAGCCAAAATTTGTCTCTTTTATATCTCTAGTGCTTACTATTTTTATATTTTTTTGTTTTCCTATGTTTATTATATTTTCATCTATTTTTTTTATTTCGCTTCCTATATGAACAGAATCGTATTTTAATAAATGTATCAGTGTATCAGTTGGCATTGTTGTGTTTATTGCTACTAGATTGATATCATCTCTATTTCCTAGAATCTTGCATACACATAGTCCAATTCTACCAGTTCCATTTACTGCAACTTTTAATGCCATTAAGTTCTCCATAAAATAAATTTTTATGAGCATTCTACAAAAATCATTATTAATGAGTATTAAAAATTACATAAAAATGTTATGAATGCTTGAAATCCCTTAAAATATGTGTTAGAATAGTGTGTATTTCAATTTTATGGAGGTTCTAAAATGAACAAGGCAGAATTTGTAGATTTAGTAAAAAAAGTAGGAGAATACGAGACTAAAAAAGAAGCTGAAAAAGCAATTAGCTCTTTTGTTCTAGCAGTTGAGAAAGCTCTAGCTAAAAAAGAAAGCATTGAATTAGTAGGATTTGGTAAATTTGAATCTGTTCTACAAAAAGGTAAAGAAGGAACAGTTCCGGGAACAAACAAAAAATATAAAACAAAAGATAAGTTCGTTCCTAAATTCAAAGCTGGTAAAGGTCTTAAAGACGCTGTTGCGGCTGCTAAAAAATAACTTCTTCTTTTCCCCTTTTGGGGTTTCCTTATTTTACTTTCATAATGTCTTCGTAGCTCAGCTGGATAGAGCACACGATTCCTAATCGTGAGGTCATGCGTTCGAATCGCATCGTGGACACCACTTAATTGTTCTTCATATTTGCCATGTGATTTTTTAGTATGTATTATGGGTTTATGTTGCTCTTTATAAGTATTGATATTAGTATCCATATTCAATAGGGATACTAATATGTGTGTTAATTTGTTTTTGAGAATAATTTCAAAGAGGTTCTAGTTATCTCACCTAGTATTATTATACTACTGCTTATTAGTAAAATCTTGCACCATGTCTCTAGCTCTAGTGGCGTGGTATGAAATGCACTTCCTCCAAACTCAACAATTAAAACTTGCATTGCAAAAGTAATTATAAATGTGCCTAGCATTATTTTGTTGCTACTTATGTCTTTAAAGATACTATTATTATTTAATTCTCTAGCATTAAAGGCATTAAATAATGCAAATAACACAAATAAGGTGAATAAAGTTGTATTCCTCTCAGATTCTGCTACGCTTAAAAAGTTCGTAAAATACTGCAATAGACAAATTGTTGCTATAAAGATTCCATTTACAAAAATAGAAATAAACATATTTTTTGTAATGATATTTGAATCTCTTTTTATTGGCTTTTCTTTGAGTAGATTTTTTGAAATTGGCTCTAAGCCTAAAGTCAAAGCCGGAGGTCCGTCCATTATTAGATTCACCCATAAAAGTTGCAATGCACTAAAAGGTGCTGTAAATCCCATAATAACTGCAGATAATACAATAATAACTGATGAGATATTAACGGTTAGCTGGAATTGTATGAATCTTTGGAAGTTTTTATAGATTCCACGCCCCCATTCTATCGCTTTGACTATTGTTGAGAAGCTATCATTTAATAATACTATATCACTTGCCTCTTTTGATACTTCAGTCCCGCTAATGCCCATTGCAATACCGACATCTGCATTTCTTAATGCAGGAGCATCATTTATGCCATCTCCTGTTAGCGCTACCACATTTCCTTGTTCTTTTAGGGCATTTACTATTTGCATTTTTGTGCTCGGTGTTGAACGAGCTATTATTTTTATCTTTGGTAATAGTTTGCATAGTTCATCATTGCTTAGAGATTCTAATTTACTTGCTTCAAAGACTAGATGGTCTTTATCTATTATTTCTAGTTGCTTTCCTATTGCTTGTGCGGTTTTTAGATTATCTCCTGTTAGTATTTTTATGTCAATTCCTGCTTTCATGCAGTTTGCTATAGCTTCTTTTACATCATCTCTTAATGGATCTAAAATAGCCACAAAACCATCAAAAATCATATTAGATTCAAGTTCCTTTTTATTGCTATTATTAGTATCTAAAAACTTATGAGAGAAAGCTAGAATCCTATATGCTTGTTCTTGTAGTTTTGATATTTTTTCTGTTATATTTTTTAAAGTTTTATTGTCCAAATTGCATTGTGCAAGTATAACTTCTGGACTTCCTTTACTAAAGCATATTAAATTATTTTCTATTTTTACAACACTAGTCATATTTTTTGTTTGTGAAGAAAAAGGAAATGAATTTACAATTTTATGCTTTTCTCGAATCTCTTTATAATCTATTCTATTTTTATGACTAAATACAAGCAATGCACATTCTGTTGGGTTACCTAAGAATTGATAGTTTGAATCTTTGTATGCAATATCTGCTGTTGAATTTAAGATGCAGTTTAATAACACATCTTCTATTTTATTGTGTATATATTCTTTCTCTACTGACATTTGGTTTTTTGTTAATGTCCCTGTTTTATCCGAACATATAATATTTACACAGCCTATAGTTTCACATGCTACTAGCTTTTTTACTAGAGCATTTTGTTTGGACATTTTTACTATATTTAATGCAAGTAATACAGCGACTATTGTAGGAAGCCCTTCAGGCACTGAAGCTACTATTAAAACGATACTTGAGATAAATGCCTCTGTTATGTGCTCAATTAGAGTTTCAGTCTCTAAATCTCTAAAGCTTAAAAATATAACCTGTATTATAAAGGCTAGCAATGCTGC
The Helicobacter ibis DNA segment above includes these coding regions:
- the gap gene encoding type I glyceraldehyde-3-phosphate dehydrogenase, encoding MALKVAVNGTGRIGLCVCKILGNRDDINLVAINTTMPTDTLIHLLKYDSVHIGSEIKKIDENIINIGKQKNIKIVSTRDIKETNFGSYGAKVVIECTGAFNDINKAKAHLYGGIQKVVISAPATDTPTFVYGVNHNSYNGEEVISNASCTTNALAPLVKILHLNLKIKSGLMTTIHSYTNDQNLVDSKHKDLRRARAAALNMIPTSTGAAKAIGLVLPELQGKLNGLSIRVPTPDVSMVDLSCIVEKGITKESINELFANYANGEMKDILLIDNEKRVSGDFIGFPHSAIFIPDCTFVTDENHIKICAWYDNEWGYSTRLVDMTSFVGNYN
- a CDS encoding HU family DNA-binding protein is translated as MNKAEFVDLVKKVGEYETKKEAEKAISSFVLAVEKALAKKESIELVGFGKFESVLQKGKEGTVPGTNKKYKTKDKFVPKFKAGKGLKDAVAAAKK
- a CDS encoding calcium-translocating P-type ATPase, PMCA-type yields the protein MNDTTNNINIKELAQADIESLSKSFNTNIKYGLSSEQALKNQQRFGKNEFYRVKKQSIIQKIIYATTEPIILLLLFAAFLAVCINVYEYIYHNNSNFLECIGILIAISLSIAITIIMEDRSAKAFEALNDINNGNLIKTIRNGEISLKPQNELAVGDIIILESGDKIPADCRIIESKSLGVMCDESSLTGESKHTTKSQTLESQDSTNTYKNILYSGCFITQGSVKAMCIAVGYDTEFGKIASALNTSSKTTTPLQEKLKKLSHKITILGGSAALLAFIIQVIFLSFRDLETETLIEHITEAFISSIVLIVASVPEGLPTIVAVLLALNIVKMSKQNALVKKLVACETIGCVNIICSDKTGTLTKNQMSVEKEYIHNKIEDVLLNCILNSTADIAYKDSNYQFLGNPTECALLVFSHKNRIDYKEIREKHKIVNSFPFSSQTKNMTSVVKIENNLICFSKGSPEVILAQCNLDNKTLKNITEKISKLQEQAYRILAFSHKFLDTNNSNKKELESNMIFDGFVAILDPLRDDVKEAIANCMKAGIDIKILTGDNLKTAQAIGKQLEIIDKDHLVFEASKLESLSNDELCKLLPKIKIIARSTPSTKMQIVNALKEQGNVVALTGDGINDAPALRNADVGIAMGISGTEVSKEASDIVLLNDSFSTIVKAIEWGRGIYKNFQRFIQFQLTVNISSVIIVLSAVIMGFTAPFSALQLLWVNLIMDGPPALTLGLEPISKNLLKEKPIKRDSNIITKNMFISIFVNGIFIATICLLQYFTNFLSVAESERNTTLFTLFVLFALFNAFNARELNNNSIFKDISSNKIMLGTFIITFAMQVLIVEFGGSAFHTTPLELETWCKILLISSSIIILGEITRTSLKLFSKTN